In Candidatus Cybelea sp., a genomic segment contains:
- the hypC gene encoding HypC/HybG/HupF family hydrogenase formation chaperone: MCLAIPGQIVEFSTEQAGLAKVDVAGVKRNVNVSLLQDEGVACGDWVLIHVGFAMSKIEESQAKDQLRMLSALGEDEMAMDEIRGYSFAERE; the protein is encoded by the coding sequence GTGTGTTTAGCGATACCTGGGCAAATCGTCGAGTTTTCCACCGAGCAGGCGGGCCTTGCGAAGGTCGACGTCGCGGGCGTCAAGCGCAACGTCAACGTCAGCCTCCTGCAGGACGAAGGCGTGGCCTGCGGCGACTGGGTCCTGATTCACGTCGGGTTCGCGATGAGTAAGATCGAGGAATCACAGGCGAAGGACCAACTGCGCATGCTCTCGGCCCTGGGCGAAGACGAAATGGCGATGGACGAGATCCGAGGATACAGCTTTGCCGAACGCGAGTGA
- the hypD gene encoding hydrogenase formation protein HypD has protein sequence MKYVDEFRDPQLIANVSREIARLAGAGRHYRIMEVCGGHTHAIYRHGLKNLLPPNVELIHGPGCPVCVLPMGRVDDGLSIAQQRDVIMTAFGDMMRVPGTRGTPLEHKARGVDIRMVYSPLDALRIAQSTPEKHVVFFAIGFETTAPSTALTLARARALGIKNFSVFCNHVTIVPAIRAILDSPDMRLDAFVGPGHVSTVTGCRPYEFIARDYGKPVVISGFEPLDILESILMILRQLRSGEARVENQYRRIVPWEGNLPALQAIGEAFELRPYFEWRGLGFISQSALKVSSAFAAWDAEVQFEVPGIRVTDPKAAQCGEVLKGVLKPPQCKLFGKECNPEHPVGALMVSSEGACAAYYRYVHLSESVPA, from the coding sequence ATGAAGTACGTCGACGAGTTTCGCGATCCGCAGCTGATTGCAAACGTGTCGCGCGAGATCGCGCGTCTGGCCGGCGCGGGCCGGCACTATCGGATCATGGAGGTCTGCGGCGGCCACACGCACGCGATCTACCGGCACGGTCTCAAGAACCTTCTGCCGCCCAACGTCGAGCTGATCCACGGGCCCGGATGTCCCGTCTGCGTCTTACCGATGGGGCGTGTCGACGACGGACTCTCCATCGCGCAGCAGCGCGACGTCATCATGACGGCGTTCGGCGACATGATGCGCGTGCCGGGCACGCGCGGGACGCCCCTCGAACACAAGGCTCGCGGCGTCGATATTCGCATGGTCTATTCACCGCTGGACGCGCTGCGAATCGCGCAGTCGACGCCCGAGAAGCACGTCGTCTTCTTTGCAATCGGATTCGAGACGACGGCGCCCTCGACGGCCTTGACGCTCGCGCGCGCACGCGCGCTCGGCATTAAGAACTTTTCGGTCTTCTGCAATCACGTCACGATCGTTCCGGCGATACGCGCGATTTTGGACTCGCCCGACATGCGGCTTGACGCGTTCGTCGGTCCGGGCCACGTTTCGACGGTCACCGGCTGCCGCCCGTACGAGTTCATCGCGCGCGACTACGGCAAACCGGTCGTCATCTCGGGCTTCGAGCCGCTCGATATCCTCGAGTCGATCCTGATGATCTTGCGGCAGCTTCGCAGCGGGGAGGCACGCGTCGAGAACCAATATCGCCGCATCGTTCCCTGGGAGGGAAATCTGCCGGCCTTACAAGCGATCGGCGAAGCATTCGAGCTTCGGCCATACTTCGAATGGCGCGGACTCGGCTTCATCTCGCAATCGGCGCTCAAAGTTTCGAGCGCGTTCGCTGCGTGGGACGCGGAGGTGCAGTTCGAGGTCCCCGGCATTCGCGTGACCGATCCGAAAGCGGCGCAGTGCGGCGAGGTTCTCAAAGGCGTTCTGAAGCCGCCGCAATGCAAGCTCTTCGGTAAAGAGTGCAATCCGGAGCATCCAGTCGGAGCGCTGATGGTTTCGAGCGAAGGCGCTTGCGCCGCCTACTATCGCTACGTGCACCTGAGCGAATCGGTGCCGGCCTAG
- a CDS encoding hydrogenase maturation protease gives MKILVAGIGNIFFGDDGFGPEVARVLSADRFPGVRIEDYGIRGLHLAFELASGYDRAFLIDAVPRGGLPGTLYVIEPTSPAPGAPPDAHRMDLGNVFAFLRVIGAEAPPITLVGCEPSEIDEGIGLSQPVRDTLAPAAQLVRRLLSDALAAGPRGEKESRVWSEA, from the coding sequence GTGAAGATACTCGTCGCGGGAATCGGCAACATCTTCTTCGGTGACGACGGCTTCGGCCCGGAAGTTGCTCGAGTGCTCTCCGCCGATCGATTTCCCGGGGTACGGATCGAAGACTATGGGATTCGCGGCCTTCACTTGGCATTCGAGCTGGCCTCGGGTTACGATCGGGCTTTTTTGATCGACGCAGTTCCTCGCGGCGGTCTCCCAGGGACGCTCTACGTGATCGAACCGACCTCGCCCGCTCCCGGGGCGCCTCCGGATGCGCACCGCATGGATCTCGGGAACGTCTTTGCATTTCTGCGCGTGATCGGCGCGGAGGCACCCCCGATCACCCTCGTCGGCTGCGAGCCCTCGGAGATCGACGAAGGGATCGGGCTGTCGCAGCCGGTTCGCGATACGCTCGCGCCCGCTGCGCAGCTCGTACGGCGCTTGCTCAGCGACGCGCTAGCCGCAGGGCCACGCGGCGAGAAAGAGAGTAGGGTATGGTCAGAGGCATAA
- a CDS encoding YceI family protein: METMPEELSCERFEVSSADSSLTFFATSTLFPVYGKATEIGGFVEAAWNENGTLSTHPVPRMHVELKVEGLKTGNELQDREMWKLIDSKRFPKIVAELRELSSGALPGRYNAAGQITLAGLARRYEGELLPAHDADDLRIGGEINVDVRDFGLKSMNLLVLSVEPLVRVRLRLVAKRVW, encoded by the coding sequence ATGGAAACTATGCCGGAAGAGCTAAGCTGCGAACGCTTCGAGGTTTCGAGCGCGGACTCGTCATTGACGTTTTTTGCGACGTCGACGCTTTTTCCAGTGTACGGAAAAGCGACGGAGATCGGCGGATTCGTCGAAGCCGCTTGGAATGAAAACGGGACGCTCTCGACTCATCCGGTGCCTAGAATGCACGTGGAACTCAAGGTCGAGGGTCTAAAAACCGGCAACGAACTGCAGGATCGGGAGATGTGGAAGCTGATCGACAGCAAGCGCTTCCCGAAGATCGTTGCGGAATTGCGCGAGTTGAGCAGCGGCGCGCTGCCGGGACGCTACAACGCCGCCGGGCAGATCACGCTGGCCGGTCTCGCGCGCCGGTACGAAGGCGAGCTCTTACCTGCGCACGACGCCGATGACCTCCGAATCGGCGGCGAGATCAACGTCGACGTCCGCGACTTCGGGCTGAAGTCGATGAATCTGCTCGTGCTCAGCGTGGAGCCGTTGGTTCGCGTCCGGCTGCGCCTGGTTGCGAAGCGCGTCTGGTAG
- a CDS encoding phage holin family protein, translated as MLLEEATTRPYELRAQSAKVLLGRLYRDVSDLVAEEVELAKLEIHERGGRALQAMRSLGISLACAIVGMASLAACAVAALSFVVPLWLAALIVGVGFSVAALALSAASRKAFAAAAEPLRSKVGEVIGAPRGTATEEELRLRIETTRRHLDQTLRALEHKSDLVGPLRDTALGLGSLGIAVSSIVRGASEQTKR; from the coding sequence ATGCTCCTCGAAGAAGCGACCACGCGCCCCTACGAACTCCGCGCGCAAAGCGCGAAAGTTCTCCTCGGCAGGCTCTACCGCGACGTCTCCGACCTGGTTGCCGAAGAAGTGGAACTGGCAAAGCTGGAGATCCACGAGCGCGGCGGCCGTGCGCTGCAAGCTATGCGCAGTCTGGGCATATCGCTCGCCTGCGCAATCGTTGGAATGGCCAGCCTCGCAGCCTGCGCCGTTGCAGCGCTGTCGTTCGTCGTGCCCCTCTGGCTCGCGGCGTTGATCGTTGGCGTCGGGTTTTCCGTCGCAGCGCTTGCACTCTCGGCCGCGTCGCGAAAAGCATTCGCCGCAGCCGCCGAACCGTTGCGCTCCAAGGTCGGCGAAGTAATTGGTGCGCCGCGCGGTACGGCGACCGAAGAAGAGCTGCGTTTGCGGATCGAGACGACGAGACGCCACCTCGATCAGACGCTCCGCGCTCTCGAACACAAGAGCGACTTGGTCGGGCCACTGCGCGACACCGCGCTCGGATTGGGCTCGCTCGGAATCGCCGTAAGCTCGATCGTCCGCGGCGCGAGCGAACAAACGAAACGCTGA
- a CDS encoding Uxx-star family glutaredoxin-like (seleno)protein, giving the protein MPLELYGTRACPYTAEMRSELEWEGRPFVEYDVEADAAARERLFSLVEGAVRVPVLVDEGRIVQVGWKGQGCYVTVQRS; this is encoded by the coding sequence ATGCCGCTTGAGCTGTACGGCACGCGCGCGTGTCCGTACACGGCGGAGATGCGCTCCGAACTCGAGTGGGAAGGCAGGCCATTCGTCGAGTACGACGTTGAAGCGGATGCGGCGGCGCGCGAGCGGCTCTTCTCGCTCGTCGAGGGCGCGGTCCGCGTTCCCGTACTCGTCGATGAAGGACGGATCGTGCAGGTCGGCTGGAAAGGCCAAGGCTGCTACGTAACCGTTCAACGCTCGTGA
- a CDS encoding formate/nitrite transporter family protein, with translation MPGSKGSPRAKSADRGETVQLTRSEEDEVRRRTGLRAAVVFESVRREGDVELSRPSLSLAFSGLAAGLSMGFSLVVTGLLRAYLPDAPWRALVENLGYTVGFVIVVLGRQQLFTENTVTAILPLLDSSEKGKTLIKVLRLWLIVLVANLVGAAIFGYLIAHSAIFPQHVGAAFEQLARESVAPGFWGVLVRGVFAGWLIALMVWLLPVADTQKLWVIVLITYVVGVGGFSHVVAGSVEALYGVAGGAVPVAAYLFNFLVPAFIGNAIGGILLVALLNYGQVAPE, from the coding sequence ATGCCGGGCAGTAAGGGCTCGCCGCGCGCAAAATCGGCAGATCGCGGCGAGACCGTACAGCTGACTCGATCCGAGGAAGACGAGGTACGGAGACGGACCGGACTTCGGGCTGCAGTTGTTTTTGAATCCGTCCGGCGCGAAGGTGACGTCGAACTCAGCCGGCCATCCCTTTCGCTTGCATTTTCCGGCCTTGCTGCCGGACTTTCGATGGGGTTCTCCTTGGTCGTGACGGGCCTGCTGCGAGCCTATTTGCCCGACGCGCCCTGGCGAGCCCTCGTCGAGAACCTCGGCTACACGGTTGGTTTTGTTATCGTCGTGCTCGGACGCCAGCAGCTTTTCACAGAGAACACCGTCACCGCGATCCTGCCGCTGCTCGACAGCTCAGAGAAAGGCAAGACCCTGATCAAGGTGCTTCGCCTCTGGCTAATAGTACTTGTGGCTAACCTCGTTGGCGCGGCGATCTTTGGATATCTGATTGCCCACTCGGCGATCTTTCCGCAGCACGTCGGCGCGGCGTTCGAACAGCTTGCCCGAGAGAGTGTGGCGCCGGGTTTCTGGGGCGTGCTCGTGCGCGGGGTCTTTGCCGGCTGGCTCATCGCCCTCATGGTCTGGCTGCTCCCGGTTGCCGACACCCAAAAGCTTTGGGTAATCGTGCTCATCACGTACGTCGTCGGCGTCGGCGGATTCAGCCATGTCGTCGCGGGATCGGTTGAGGCACTTTACGGCGTCGCGGGGGGAGCGGTACCAGTCGCCGCTTATCTTTTCAACTTTCTCGTGCCGGCCTTTATCGGCAATGCGATCGGCGGCATTCTTCTCGTTGCTCTGCTCAACTACGGTCAGGTCGCACCGGAATAG
- the hypF gene encoding carbamoyltransferase HypF: MKTSPAIAQEARRLHISGIVQGVGFRPFVYRLAHAHALHGWVLNGARGVEVHVEGPAETLARFVAAIAVQAPVAARIAGIEEEPAAVVGFPDFVIRESSKGTRPTVRVSPDLPVCSDCLREMFDPGDRRFAYPYINCTNCGPRYSIILALPYDRPLTTMRSWPMCDFCAAEYHDPGNRRFHAQPVACPQCGPAYFLQSQGHSVSRSDAISRAAELLTAGAILAIKGLGGYHLSCDARRPDAIRKLRERKYRKERPFALMVADLEAARALAQLSPQHEELLHSVTRPIVLAPARSQLKGVAPQNRELGIMLAYTPLQHLLFAAGAPEALVMTSANRSSEPIAYVDAEALESLDGIADAFLIGEREIARRVDDSVAGFGPYGPTVVRHARGCAPQAIARVPARRPMLCLGADLKNAITLVVDGQAFASQHIGDLEHFGAFTAFKETVTDLCAMYEVRGSDLLVVHDAHPQYASTQYAHTLEGEHCAVQHHRAHLASVLTEREAFDTAVTGIAFDGTGYGDDGTIWGGEIFTGSVRDGFARTIWLREAALPGGDAAARHPVQAAAGFLSAIDDLPDLTAAPFDFPQRYAKARRIARSGVRTFVTTSVGRLFDTVAALVGFTREITFEAQAAMWLEHLAWSASNDDAYPFPLIDNRLDYAPLLAAIVADRLRERAPAEIARAFHHAVAGAIVTAAAELRKSKIVASGGVFANALLVALLAERLGDRLWLNQRVPANDGGISLGQAGLAAAYSGAT; this comes from the coding sequence GTGAAAACATCGCCGGCGATAGCGCAAGAAGCACGCCGCCTGCACATCTCCGGTATCGTTCAAGGCGTCGGCTTCCGGCCATTCGTCTATCGGCTCGCCCACGCTCACGCGTTGCATGGCTGGGTGCTCAACGGCGCGCGCGGCGTCGAAGTGCACGTCGAAGGGCCGGCCGAGACGCTCGCGCGTTTCGTTGCGGCAATCGCCGTCCAGGCGCCCGTGGCGGCTCGCATCGCGGGAATCGAAGAAGAGCCGGCGGCGGTTGTCGGATTCCCTGACTTCGTTATTCGGGAAAGCAGCAAAGGGACCCGGCCGACGGTTCGCGTCTCGCCGGACTTGCCGGTCTGCTCCGATTGCCTTCGAGAGATGTTCGATCCAGGCGATCGTCGCTTTGCCTACCCTTATATCAACTGCACGAACTGCGGCCCGCGCTACAGCATCATACTTGCGCTGCCCTACGACCGTCCGCTCACCACGATGCGAAGCTGGCCGATGTGTGATTTTTGCGCGGCCGAATATCACGATCCGGGCAATCGCCGCTTCCACGCTCAGCCGGTTGCGTGTCCACAGTGCGGCCCCGCCTACTTCTTGCAGAGTCAAGGCCACAGCGTTTCGCGCAGCGATGCGATCTCTAGAGCGGCCGAACTCCTTACCGCCGGAGCGATTCTCGCGATCAAAGGCTTGGGCGGCTATCACCTTTCCTGCGACGCGCGAAGGCCCGATGCAATTCGCAAGCTGCGCGAACGGAAGTATCGCAAGGAACGTCCCTTCGCCTTGATGGTTGCGGACCTCGAGGCTGCACGAGCTCTGGCGCAGCTATCGCCGCAGCACGAGGAGTTGCTGCACTCCGTGACGAGGCCGATCGTTTTGGCCCCGGCAAGGAGTCAGCTCAAGGGCGTCGCTCCGCAGAACCGCGAGCTCGGCATCATGCTTGCCTACACGCCGCTGCAGCATCTCCTCTTTGCCGCCGGGGCGCCGGAAGCGCTGGTGATGACCAGCGCGAACCGCTCGAGCGAGCCGATCGCCTACGTCGACGCCGAGGCGCTCGAGTCCCTCGACGGCATTGCCGACGCCTTCTTGATCGGAGAGCGCGAGATCGCGCGTCGCGTAGACGATTCGGTCGCGGGCTTCGGACCCTATGGCCCCACGGTGGTGCGCCACGCGCGCGGCTGCGCGCCCCAGGCGATTGCCCGCGTGCCGGCGCGGCGCCCGATGCTCTGCCTCGGCGCCGATCTCAAAAATGCGATCACGCTGGTCGTCGACGGCCAGGCGTTCGCGAGCCAGCACATTGGAGATCTCGAGCACTTCGGAGCGTTTACGGCGTTTAAAGAGACGGTCACCGATTTGTGCGCGATGTACGAGGTGCGCGGTAGCGACCTGCTCGTCGTGCACGACGCACACCCGCAGTACGCGTCGACGCAGTACGCGCACACGCTCGAAGGGGAGCACTGTGCCGTGCAGCATCATCGGGCTCACCTGGCGAGCGTTCTTACCGAGCGCGAAGCATTCGATACCGCGGTAACCGGAATCGCTTTCGACGGTACGGGATACGGCGATGATGGAACCATTTGGGGAGGCGAGATCTTTACCGGGAGCGTTCGCGACGGATTCGCCCGCACGATCTGGCTGCGCGAAGCGGCGCTTCCCGGCGGAGACGCCGCGGCTCGCCACCCGGTCCAGGCGGCGGCCGGATTTCTGAGCGCGATCGACGATCTCCCCGACCTCACCGCGGCGCCCTTCGACTTTCCGCAGCGGTACGCGAAGGCGCGGCGTATCGCTCGCAGCGGCGTGCGAACGTTCGTGACGACGTCGGTCGGACGGCTCTTCGATACGGTCGCCGCACTCGTCGGCTTCACGCGCGAGATTACGTTTGAAGCGCAGGCGGCGATGTGGCTCGAGCACCTCGCCTGGTCCGCGAGTAACGACGATGCGTATCCCTTCCCGTTAATCGACAATCGGCTCGATTACGCGCCGCTGCTCGCCGCGATCGTTGCCGATCGCCTGCGCGAGCGCGCACCGGCCGAGATCGCGCGAGCCTTTCACCATGCGGTTGCCGGTGCGATCGTAACCGCCGCTGCGGAGCTGAGAAAGAGCAAAATCGTCGCCTCCGGAGGCGTCTTTGCGAACGCGCTGCTCGTGGCGCTGCTTGCGGAGCGCCTGGGCGACCGGCTCTGGCTCAATCAACGGGTCCCGGCCAACGACGGCGGTATAAGCTTGGGCCAAGCGGGGCTCGCGGCGGCCTATTCCGGTGCGACCTGA
- a CDS encoding YceI family protein — protein sequence MQAEAEAAVRYDVSPADSSLVVLARSTLHQVRASTSALGGFVVANWSPDDTLATSPPPSMHVEFPLDSVLSGNAMQDREMLKTADARRFPKVAADLRSIELVALPARYRATGDITLAGRSRSYGGEFTIARAGESVTVEGEINLDIRDFGLKPPSLLILKVDPVLRLRLRLVARRAQ from the coding sequence ATGCAGGCGGAGGCGGAAGCCGCGGTGCGCTACGACGTTTCGCCAGCCGATTCGTCGCTGGTCGTGCTGGCTCGCTCGACCCTCCACCAGGTCCGCGCGAGCACGTCGGCGCTCGGCGGCTTCGTGGTGGCGAACTGGAGCCCAGACGATACCCTGGCGACCTCGCCGCCGCCGAGCATGCACGTGGAGTTTCCGCTCGATTCCGTGCTCTCCGGGAACGCGATGCAGGACCGCGAGATGCTCAAGACAGCCGATGCCCGGCGCTTTCCGAAGGTCGCGGCCGATCTCCGCAGCATCGAGTTGGTAGCCCTGCCGGCCCGTTACAGAGCGACCGGAGACATCACGCTGGCGGGCCGCTCTCGCAGCTACGGCGGGGAGTTCACGATCGCCCGGGCCGGGGAAAGCGTCACCGTCGAAGGCGAGATCAACCTCGACATCCGCGATTTCGGCCTCAAACCGCCCAGCTTGCTGATCCTCAAGGTCGATCCCGTCCTGAGGCTTCGGCTTCGGCTCGTGGCGAGGAGGGCCCAGTGA
- a CDS encoding SIS domain-containing protein produces the protein MLTSRQPALALERFIADRFAQRSAVGDAFFPAQAHPLAQACRGMFERFERGGRLLAFGRGAYATDAQHVSVEFVHPVIVGKRALPAADLSLAFAPWVEAVLQPEDIVMGFGPPGGDPEVRDVLARARDRGAMTFALPGENADYGVAAPSADPHIHQEMIEILCHTLYETVHVFFEHNEMGHDVGAAGFLYPFLGESSGSRDALVGEVAGSILMKARDARSLREAVLATQAGAIAAATIAVAAELRAGGKLILFGNGGSATDATDWALDCVLPEGNSPPIAAISLSLEPAILTAVANDVGVEVVFLRQLVAQARPHDVAVALSTSGGSKNIVAALEEARKRGMLTIALLGYDGGEVVRRGLADIPIVVHSDYIPRIQEVQGTIYHVIREALDLLERHAA, from the coding sequence ATGCTGACCAGCCGGCAGCCGGCGTTGGCGCTCGAGCGGTTTATCGCCGATCGCTTTGCGCAGCGCAGCGCAGTGGGCGACGCTTTCTTTCCAGCGCAGGCCCATCCGCTCGCACAAGCCTGCCGAGGCATGTTCGAACGCTTCGAACGCGGCGGCCGGCTATTGGCCTTCGGGCGCGGCGCGTACGCCACCGATGCACAGCACGTCTCGGTCGAGTTCGTCCATCCGGTGATCGTCGGGAAACGCGCGCTCCCTGCCGCGGATCTCAGCTTGGCCTTTGCGCCGTGGGTCGAGGCGGTTCTGCAGCCGGAGGACATCGTGATGGGATTCGGACCGCCGGGCGGCGATCCGGAGGTACGCGATGTTCTCGCGCGGGCGCGCGACCGCGGCGCGATGACCTTCGCGCTTCCGGGGGAGAACGCGGACTACGGCGTCGCGGCACCGAGCGCCGATCCTCATATCCACCAAGAGATGATCGAGATACTCTGTCACACGCTCTACGAGACGGTACACGTGTTCTTCGAGCACAATGAGATGGGCCACGACGTCGGCGCGGCGGGATTTCTCTACCCATTCTTGGGCGAATCTTCGGGTTCGCGAGATGCGCTCGTCGGCGAAGTGGCGGGCTCGATTTTGATGAAGGCGCGCGACGCGCGAAGCCTGCGCGAAGCGGTGCTGGCGACGCAGGCGGGCGCGATCGCCGCCGCGACGATAGCCGTCGCTGCGGAGCTGCGGGCCGGCGGCAAGCTGATCCTCTTCGGAAACGGCGGCTCCGCCACCGACGCGACGGACTGGGCACTCGACTGCGTGCTGCCTGAGGGCAATTCCCCGCCGATTGCGGCAATCTCGCTCTCGCTCGAACCGGCGATCCTGACGGCGGTTGCCAACGACGTCGGCGTCGAGGTCGTGTTTTTGCGTCAGCTCGTGGCTCAGGCTCGCCCCCACGACGTGGCGGTTGCGCTCTCGACGAGCGGCGGCTCGAAAAACATCGTGGCCGCCTTGGAGGAGGCGCGCAAACGCGGCATGCTGACGATCGCTCTGCTCGGATACGACGGCGGCGAGGTCGTTCGCCGAGGCCTCGCCGATATTCCGATCGTCGTGCACTCGGATTATATTCCGCGCATCCAAGAAGTGCAGGGAACGATCTATCACGTCATCCGCGAGGCCTTGGACTTGCTGGAGAGACATGCCGCTTGA
- the hypE gene encoding hydrogenase expression/formation protein HypE: protein METVERDVPRVRFNDAQIEMAHGAGGKASRRLVEGLFVPLLANPILATLSDSALSDFKGSKLATTADGYVVKPLRFPGGSIGELAVNGTVNDLAVAGAVRPLGLMASFILEAGLPGEALRAEVEAMADAAARAGVSIVGGDTKVVEHGFADGMYIATFGFGEVDARANLGPKRIREGDRVLLSGPIGDHGITILLARGELDLEADLASDTRSVAPFVEALLDAIAEDLHWMRDPTRGGVATALNELVAATELGITLFEEAIPLRDEVRGACEILGLDPLHIANEGQILAVVSADSVDGALGAMRSVAGGEHAVCIGEVRAKPARAVLAVTAYGGSRLIDMLVGDPLPRIC, encoded by the coding sequence ATGGAGACCGTCGAGCGCGACGTACCGCGCGTACGGTTCAACGACGCCCAGATCGAGATGGCGCACGGCGCCGGCGGAAAAGCCTCGCGGCGGCTCGTCGAAGGGCTCTTCGTCCCGCTGCTCGCGAACCCGATTTTAGCGACGCTCTCCGATTCTGCGCTCTCCGATTTCAAGGGATCGAAGCTAGCGACGACGGCCGACGGTTATGTCGTCAAGCCGCTGCGCTTTCCCGGCGGTTCGATCGGTGAACTTGCGGTCAACGGAACGGTCAACGATTTAGCCGTGGCCGGCGCCGTGCGTCCGCTCGGGCTCATGGCTTCGTTTATTTTGGAGGCCGGATTGCCGGGAGAGGCGCTGCGCGCGGAGGTCGAGGCCATGGCTGACGCCGCGGCGCGCGCAGGCGTGAGCATCGTGGGCGGAGATACGAAGGTGGTCGAACATGGCTTTGCCGACGGGATGTATATCGCGACGTTCGGGTTCGGCGAAGTCGACGCGCGGGCAAACCTGGGGCCCAAGCGTATCCGCGAAGGTGACCGCGTCCTACTTTCCGGCCCGATCGGCGACCATGGCATCACGATTCTGCTCGCGCGCGGCGAGCTCGACCTCGAAGCCGATCTCGCCTCCGACACTCGGTCCGTCGCCCCGTTCGTCGAGGCGCTGCTCGATGCCATTGCGGAAGATCTGCATTGGATGCGCGATCCGACCCGCGGCGGCGTCGCCACCGCGCTCAACGAACTCGTCGCCGCGACGGAACTGGGCATCACGCTCTTCGAAGAGGCAATTCCGCTGCGAGACGAGGTTCGCGGCGCATGTGAGATTCTTGGGCTCGATCCGCTTCACATTGCCAACGAAGGCCAGATCCTCGCGGTCGTCTCCGCCGATTCTGTGGATGGCGCGCTCGGCGCGATGCGGTCGGTAGCCGGCGGCGAGCACGCCGTGTGTATCGGCGAGGTTCGCGCGAAGCCGGCGCGCGCCGTCCTGGCCGTAACGGCCTATGGCGGCAGCCGCCTCATCGACATGCTCGTCGGCGATCCGCTGCCGCGGATATGCTGA